One Bacteroidota bacterium DNA window includes the following coding sequences:
- a CDS encoding T9SS type A sorting domain-containing protein, with protein sequence MKKILITLALLMLLVNTPGIAQSGMPVWQLPVASGTTFRVDMDAQTHFPLRRQIMLSEVPGGGGLQIAAAASGLVHLLPELSIMGFCNDSFPHPDEDCPGPKSMIVEHGNNIFTIYSYMDTASYAAYGIYDGTTVTAGQILGQARQGGATGLRKAHFEVLQPNDPNWLNNPLNELVRSIVTVRTRTGTYQYDSQNRSPVFQIGTQQRQLVAGEILSIAATKMESNVVSSKGYEIQLFPNPLTQDAPLQMQWSSPSAAILSVTVRNLQGAIVALPLTGHRLEAGISIVPMDLSELSSGLYILEVNTGDFTHSTKIAVR encoded by the coding sequence CCTGTTTGGCAACTTCCTGTAGCAAGCGGCACCACATTTCGCGTAGATATGGATGCGCAAACCCATTTTCCGCTTCGCAGACAAATCATGCTTTCCGAAGTGCCCGGTGGTGGCGGATTGCAAATCGCCGCCGCTGCTTCGGGACTTGTGCATTTGTTGCCCGAGCTGAGTATCATGGGTTTTTGCAATGATTCCTTTCCTCATCCCGACGAAGATTGTCCAGGTCCCAAATCCATGATTGTGGAGCATGGCAATAATATCTTCACAATTTATAGCTACATGGACACAGCATCCTATGCCGCGTATGGCATCTATGATGGAACCACTGTCACTGCAGGCCAAATCTTGGGACAAGCACGGCAAGGAGGTGCCACAGGGCTCCGTAAAGCCCACTTCGAAGTCCTGCAACCCAATGATCCCAATTGGCTCAACAACCCTCTCAACGAGCTCGTGCGTAGCATCGTCACCGTACGCACACGCACAGGAACCTATCAATATGACAGCCAAAACAGGAGTCCCGTCTTCCAGATCGGTACACAGCAGCGTCAATTGGTCGCTGGCGAAATCCTGAGTATCGCTGCCACCAAAATGGAATCCAACGTGGTGTCGTCGAAGGGTTATGAAATCCAATTGTTTCCCAATCCATTGACGCAGGATGCGCCTTTGCAAATGCAATGGTCATCGCCGTCGGCAGCGATCCTTTCGGTCACTGTGCGCAATTTGCAAGGTGCAATTGTTGCGTTGCCATTGACAGGCCATCGCCTTGAAGCGGGAATATCCATTGTGCCAATGGATCTCTCGGAGCTGTCGTCCGGGCTTTACATCCTTGAAGTAAACACGGGGGATTTCACGCATTCAACAAAAATTGCGGTGCGCTAA